The genomic region GCTCCCGCTCGCCGACCGGTCCCTCGACGCCGTCGCCACGATCATGACCACCACCGACGTCGACGACCTGCAACCGATGTTCACCGAAGCCCACCGGGTGCTGCGCCCGGGTGGACGCCTGGTGGTCGTCGCCGCGCACCCGTGCTTCGGCGGCGTCTTCGTCGAACGCGACGACCACGGCTGCTGCACCGTCCATCCCGGCTACCGCGACCACCGGCGCGTCGCCGAACACCCGCTGCTCGGCGACGGGATCCGCTCCCGTGTCGGGGTGGTCAACGTCCCCCTGCCGGTGCTGCTCAACGCGCTGACGGGCGCCGGGCTCGTCCTGCGGGAGACCGCCGAGGACGATGGCGACCATCCCGTCCCGAACCTGCTCGCGCTGGCCGCCACCCGGGCGGACCCCGGCGGCGTGTGAGCGCGCAGGCCCACCCGGCGCGGGCGGCGTCAGTCGGCGTCAGTCGTCGCGCCCGACACCGCGATCGGGGGCGGTCATGTCTCCCGTGGCGGGCGTGCCGTCGGCAAGCCCGTAGCGCAGGAACACGATGCCCTTCGGACTGGCCACCGGCGGTTCGAGGAGGGTGAGGTTCGTGGGCACCGCGCCACCGTCGAACACCTTCTTGCCCACGCCGAGCACGACCGGGTGCAGCCACAGGTCGAGACGGTCGAAGAGCTTCTCGCGCAGGAGGGTCTGCACCAGGTTCAGGCTCCCGACGACCTTCACCTGCTCGTGCCGGTCACGGATCTCGCGCACCGCGCCGGCCAGATCCGGGCCGAGCTGCGTGGACCCGGCCCACGACAGGGTGGGCCTGCCACGCGAAGCCACGTACTTCGGGACGTCGTTGAACAGTGTGGCGATCTCGTTGTCCTCGCCGCCCTCCTGCTGCGGCCAGTAGGCGGCGAAGATGTCATACGTCCGTCGGCCGAGCAGGAGGGCGTCCGTGCCCTCGTACGCGGCAGCGACCTGCGCCCCGCTGACCTCGTCCAGCAGGGGCGCCTGCCAGCCGCCGAACGGGAACCCCACCGGATCCTCCTGCGGGCCGCCGGGCGCCTGCCCGACAAGATCGAGGGTTGCGAACAGCTCGACGTGGATGAGGCCCATGCCCTGCTCCCGATGCGTTGGTGCTCCCGATGCGCTGGTGGTCCCGCTGCGCTGGTGGTCCCGCTGCGCTGGTGGTGTCCCGTCGCAAGATAGACCCGCCGGCCGGCCCCGGCGGACTCCTCGCCGCGACGGCCCTCGGCGTCCGGTCGGCGCTCGCGTCGTCCAGGGGTTGCGGTCGCCGACGGTTGACCCTGACACGGTGGCAGGCCGTAGACCGGTGGGTGTCATGTTGAACATCGGAGCCTTCGCCCGCCGCGGGCTCGTGTCGGTCCGCATGCTGCGGCACTACGACGCGATCGGACTGCTGCGGCCCGCCCACGTCGACCCGGTCAGCGGCTACCGCTTCTACCGGGCCGACCAGCTCGCCAGGCTCAACCGGATCATCGCCCTGAAGGACCTCGGTCTCACCCTGGTGCAGGTGCGGGCGATCCTCGACGAGCAGGTGGGCGTCGCCGAACTGCGCGGCATGCTGCGACTGCGCCAGGCCGAGCTCGCCGCCACGATCGCGGCCGACACCGCACGGCTGGCCCGGGTGCACGCGAGGCTCCGCGCGATCGAAGGCGAGGGACACATGCCCACCGACGACGTTCTCATCAAGCGCCTGACCGCGGTCCGG from Frankia alni ACN14a harbors:
- a CDS encoding class I SAM-dependent methyltransferase → MRARYDDFADWYDGFVTGGAGQPVARSADRLLARLLGPGRGRLCLDLGCGGGAHAPALGALGWRVIGVDVSARQVDLARRRGLSAVVAGAEGLPLADRSLDAVATIMTTTDVDDLQPMFTEAHRVLRPGGRLVVVAAHPCFGGVFVERDDHGCCTVHPGYRDHRRVAEHPLLGDGIRSRVGVVNVPLPVLLNALTGAGLVLRETAEDDGDHPVPNLLALAATRADPGGV
- a CDS encoding dihydrofolate reductase family protein — translated: MGLIHVELFATLDLVGQAPGGPQEDPVGFPFGGWQAPLLDEVSGAQVAAAYEGTDALLLGRRTYDIFAAYWPQQEGGEDNEIATLFNDVPKYVASRGRPTLSWAGSTQLGPDLAGAVREIRDRHEQVKVVGSLNLVQTLLREKLFDRLDLWLHPVVLGVGKKVFDGGAVPTNLTLLEPPVASPKGIVFLRYGLADGTPATGDMTAPDRGVGRDD